The following are from one region of the Canis lupus baileyi chromosome 25, mCanLup2.hap1, whole genome shotgun sequence genome:
- the ATG101 gene encoding autophagy-related protein 101 translates to MNCRSEVLEVSVEGRQVEEAMLAVLHTVLLHRSTGKFHYKKEGTYSIGTVGTQDVDCDFIDFTYVRVSSEELDRALRKVVGEFKDALRNSGGDGLGQMSLEFYQKKKSRWPFSDECIPWEVWTVKVHVVALATEQERQICREKVGEKLCEKVINIVEVMNRHEYLPKMPTQSEVDNVFDTGLRDVQPYLYKISFQITDALGTSVTTTMRRLIKDTLAL, encoded by the exons ATGAACTGTCGCTCGGAGGTGCTGGAGGTGTCGGTGGAGGGGCGGCAGGTGGAGGAGGCCATGCTGGCCGTGCTGCACACAGTGCTGCTGCACCGTAGCACAGGCAAGTTCCACTACAAGAAGGAGGGCACCTACTCCATTGGCACCGTGGGCACCCAGGATGTGGACTGTGACTTCATTGACTTCACCTACGTGCGCGTCTCCTCCGAGGAGCTGGACCGTGCCCTGCGCAAGGTTGTGGGCGAATTCAAG GACGCGCTGCGCAACTCTGGGGGTGATGGGCTGGGGCAGATGTCCCTGGAGTTCTACCAGAAGAAGAAGTCTCGCTGGCCTTTCTCCGACGAATGCATCCCCTGGGAAGTGTGGACAGTCAAGGTGCACGTGGTAGCCCTGGCCACAGAGCAGGAGCGGCAGATCTGCCGGGAGAAGGTGGGCGAGAAGCTCTGTGAGAAGGTCATCAACATTGTGGAGGTGATGAACAGGCACGAATACCTGCCCAAGATGCCCACGCAGTCGGAGGTGGACAACGTGTTCGACACGGGCTTGCGGGATGTGCAGCCCTACCTCTACAAGATTTCCTTCCAGATTACTGATGCTCTAGGCACGTCGGTCACCACCACCATGCGCAGGCTCATCAAAGACACCCTGGCCCTCTAG
- the SMIM41 gene encoding small integral membrane protein 41 has translation MNGSRAGAAAPATWLSSCCNQSGGTPEPPEGPRVVQAAVLGVLSLLVLCGVLFLGGGLLLRAQGLTASLARERRASREAEPGGASGGEDDP, from the coding sequence ATGAACGGCTCCCGGGCGGGCGCTGCGGCCCCAGCCACCTGGCTGAGCTCCTGCTGCAACCAGTCGGGGGGGACGCCGGAGCCCCCGGAGGGGCCGCGCGTCGTGCAGGCGGCCGTGCTAGGCGTGCTGTCGCTGCTGGTGCTCTGCGGGGTCCTGTTCCTGGGCGGTGGCCTCCTCCTCCGGGCCCAGGGCCTGACGGCCTCGCTGGCCCGAGAGCGGCGCGCGTCCCGCGAGGCCGAGCCCGGCGGCGCCAGCGGAGGCGAGGACGACCCCTAG